The stretch of DNA ATATGAAGATTCTTGTTGTTGATGATTTTTCAACAATGAGACGTATCATCAAGAACTTGTTGCGAGACTTGGGATTTAATAATACCCAAGAAGCAGATGACGGTTCGACAGCCTTACCTATGTTACAGAAGGGTGATTTCGATTTTGTCGTCACCGACTGGAACATGCCTGGAATGCAAGGTATTGACTTATTAAAGGCGA from Shewanella sp. Choline-02u-19 encodes:
- the cheY gene encoding chemotaxis response regulator CheY, yielding MNKNMKILVVDDFSTMRRIIKNLLRDLGFNNTQEADDGSTALPMLQKGDFDFVVTDWNMPGMQGIDLLKAIRADDNLKHLPVLMVTAEAKREQIIAAAQAGVNGYVVKPFTAATLKEKLEKIFERLG